One genomic region from Acidobacteriota bacterium encodes:
- a CDS encoding tyrosine recombinase XerC, which produces MDAEIRQFADSLMGRNASEHTVKGYLGDLQQFHQYLTRTEDSQGKPKPFSVQELDAQIIGEYLGHLHWQKIEKSSIARKISAIRSFCRFLCQRQILPHNPAKLIRSPKVPQKIPNYLTIEDCVTLIETPDLTRPGGRRDRAILELLYACGLRVSELTGINIGDIDFGEDLILVRGKGKKERLVPFGKKCHAALRAYLEERCSEPVVQSAEPGLPVFLNARGSRLTTRSVHYLVEKHLRSALRSNRLNQKISPHGLRHSFATHLLNSGADLRSIQELLGHKSLATTQRYTHLSIGHLMEQYDKAHPRAHTKA; this is translated from the coding sequence ATGGACGCGGAAATTCGACAGTTCGCCGACAGTCTGATGGGCCGCAACGCCTCCGAACACACGGTGAAAGGCTACCTTGGCGACCTGCAGCAATTTCACCAGTATCTGACTCGGACGGAGGATTCCCAAGGCAAACCGAAACCCTTCTCCGTCCAGGAACTGGACGCCCAGATCATTGGCGAGTACCTGGGCCACCTGCACTGGCAGAAAATCGAAAAATCGTCCATTGCTCGCAAGATCTCGGCGATTCGCTCCTTCTGCCGCTTTCTCTGCCAGCGCCAGATTCTGCCCCACAATCCGGCCAAGCTGATTCGGTCACCCAAGGTGCCCCAGAAAATTCCCAACTATCTGACCATCGAGGATTGTGTGACCCTGATTGAAACCCCCGATCTCACCCGGCCCGGGGGACGGCGGGACCGGGCCATCCTGGAGCTGCTCTATGCCTGCGGCCTGCGGGTAAGCGAACTCACCGGCATCAACATCGGCGACATCGACTTCGGGGAGGACTTGATCCTGGTTCGGGGCAAAGGGAAAAAGGAACGCCTGGTCCCTTTTGGGAAAAAATGCCACGCGGCCCTCAGAGCCTATCTGGAGGAACGCTGCTCGGAGCCCGTGGTCCAATCGGCCGAACCGGGCCTGCCGGTCTTCCTCAATGCGCGGGGTTCGCGATTGACCACCCGCTCGGTGCATTACCTGGTCGAAAAGCACCTGAGGTCGGCCCTGCGCTCCAACCGCCTGAACCAGAAGATCAGCCCGCACGGACTGCGGCACTCGTTCGCCACCCACCTGCTCAATTCGGGCGCCGACTTGAGGTCCATCCAGGAACTCCTGGGACACAAGAGCCTCGCCACCACGCAACGCTATACACACCTCAGCATCGGCCACTTGATGGAGCAATATGACAAGGCCCACCCTAGAGCTCACACCAAAGCCTGA
- the queG gene encoding tRNA epoxyqueuosine(34) reductase QueG — MTRPTLELTPKPETGGLSARLADRIGSKALALGFDKVGFSRAVPLGSRSGMEKWLELGHQGEMHWMSRNAAKRQDPSLILAEVRTVLSVAVNYYHPLDHSQNPRHGKISRYAWGLDYHRLLKARLKKLAGWIAEALPPVNGLFYSDTGPVMDKIWAHKAGLGWIGKHSNLVSRDRGSWLFLGEILLDLELPETRESGNFCGSCRRCLDACPTGAIVAPYVVDSRRCISYLTIELRGPVPLELRPLIGTRIFGCDDCQDVCPWNRFAQPSQEKDFYPLPGNHAPVLMELMRISRHQFSERFRLSPIRRCGYAGFLRNVAIALGNSGLPEAVPALTVALHHPESLVRRHGAWALGRIGGREAGSELLQAARTESDPCVRSEIRLALDRLEFHPSRRATDPQAAVC, encoded by the coding sequence ATGACAAGGCCCACCCTAGAGCTCACACCAAAGCCTGAAACCGGAGGCCTGTCGGCACGGCTGGCGGACCGGATCGGTTCCAAGGCACTGGCTCTGGGGTTCGACAAGGTCGGCTTCAGCCGGGCCGTTCCGCTGGGTTCCCGGAGCGGTATGGAGAAGTGGCTGGAGTTGGGCCACCAGGGAGAAATGCACTGGATGAGCAGGAATGCCGCCAAGCGCCAGGACCCGTCCCTGATTCTGGCCGAAGTCAGGACCGTTCTTTCGGTGGCCGTCAACTACTACCATCCGCTCGACCACTCCCAAAACCCGCGCCACGGCAAGATATCCCGCTATGCCTGGGGCCTGGACTACCACCGCCTGTTGAAGGCCCGACTCAAGAAGTTGGCCGGATGGATTGCCGAGGCGTTGCCTCCGGTCAATGGGCTGTTCTATTCGGACACCGGTCCGGTGATGGACAAGATCTGGGCACACAAGGCCGGTCTGGGGTGGATCGGCAAGCACTCGAACCTTGTCAGTCGGGATCGGGGATCGTGGCTGTTCCTGGGGGAGATCCTGTTGGATCTCGAGCTTCCGGAAACCCGGGAGAGCGGAAATTTCTGCGGTAGCTGCCGGCGCTGCCTGGATGCCTGTCCCACCGGAGCGATCGTGGCTCCTTACGTGGTCGATTCCCGCCGGTGCATTTCCTACCTGACCATCGAGCTGCGCGGCCCCGTACCCCTGGAGCTGCGGCCCCTGATCGGCACCCGGATCTTTGGCTGTGACGACTGCCAGGACGTCTGTCCCTGGAACCGGTTTGCCCAGCCCAGCCAGGAGAAAGACTTCTACCCCTTACCCGGGAACCATGCGCCGGTTCTGATGGAGCTGATGCGGATCAGCCGCCACCAATTCTCCGAACGATTTCGACTCAGTCCGATCCGGCGCTGCGGCTATGCCGGATTTCTGCGGAACGTGGCCATCGCGCTGGGCAACAGCGGCCTTCCGGAGGCCGTCCCCGCGTTGACGGTCGCACTTCATCACCCGGAGAGCCTGGTCAGGCGCCACGGGGCCTGGGCCCTGGGCCGCATCGGCGGCCGGGAGGCTGGATCGGAGCTGCTGCAGGCGGCCAGGACTGAATCCGATCCATGCGTCAGAAGCGAAATCCGGCTGGCTCTGGACCGCCTGGAGTTCCACCCTTCGCGTAGAGCAACCGATCCTCAGGCAGCTGTTTGTTAG